In Euphorbia lathyris chromosome 9, ddEupLath1.1, whole genome shotgun sequence, the following are encoded in one genomic region:
- the LOC136206514 gene encoding olee1-like protein codes for MAKFINNIGFLAYAICFLSLICLAYGETPFVVEGKVYCDSCRVQFMTKLSNFIKGATVKLECKDRVGGKVTYTEEATTDASGHYEIQVDGDHEDEICEVLPVKAPDGDCNEISTDKFNRNAARISLTTHNGIANDRREANPIGFLKKERSIECVEVLREMGITAAGLV; via the exons atggCCAAGTTTATCAACAATATTGGCTTTCTAGCCTATGCCATTTGCTTCTTGTCTCTCATTTGCTTGGCCTATGGAGAAACTCCATTCGTCGTGGAGGGCAAAGTTTATTGCGACTCATGTCGTGTTCAATTCATGACTAAACTCTCTAATTTCATTAAag GGGCAACCGTGAAGCTAGAATGCAAGGACCGAGTAGGCGGAAAGGTAACATATACGGAAGAAGCGACCACCGATGCATCGGGACACTACGAGATCCAGGTAGACGGGGACCACGAGGACGAAATATGTGAGGTATTGCCAGTAAAAGCACCAGATGGAGATTGCAATGAGATATCAACAGACAAATTCAATAGAAATGCAGCAAGAATTAGTCTGACAACTCATAATGGAATTGCTAATGATAGAAGGGAAGCAAATCCTATTGGGTTTCTCAAGAAAGAAAGGAGTATTGAATGTGTTGAAGTTCTTAGAGAAATGGGAATTACTGCTGCTGGActtgtttaa
- the LOC136206513 gene encoding protein THYLAKOID ASSEMBLY 8-like, chloroplastic, producing the protein MMTTTEPMLRRPQLEFPKFTWKSKTSVEFESLSSRRRRVTTVKAKGGQDNRKQLQKGRYLSSEAIQSIQSLKRAYIYNSNNNDTRLLHRTLNTNFSRLLKFDMLAVLRELIRQNHCLLALQVFEEIRKEYWYKPQLSLYNDLIKVLASNGYMDQVALVCSYLKAESNLQAETESFNALFTTFLTSNLSGLVMDFYDLMKAVNCEPDRSTFKILINGLESRGEYTVSAVLRQDACKYYGESLDFLEEQEEVMGEQAKA; encoded by the exons ATGATGACAACGACAGAGCCAATGCTGAGAAGACCTCAGCTTGAATTCCCCAAATTTACATGGAAATCGAAAACCTCAGTAGAATTTGAATCACTCAGtagtagaagaagaagagtaACAACGGTGAAAGCGAAAGGCGGGCAAGACAACCGTAAGCAACTACAGAAAGGGAGGTATCTGAGCAGCGAAGCTATTCAATCAATACAATCCTTGAAGAGAGCTTACATTTACAATTCCAATAACAACGATACTCGTCTTCTTCACCGTACTTTGAACACCAATTTCAGCCGCTTGTTGAAGTTCGATATGCTCGCTGTTCTCCGTGAACTCATCCGCCAGAACCACTGCCTTTTGGCTCTCCAG GTGTTTGAAGAAATTCGGAAGGAGTACTGGTATAAGCCTCAACTTTCGTTATACAATGATTTGATTAAAGTGTTGGCTAGCAATGGATATATGGATCAGGTTGCTCTTGTTTGCAGTTATTTGAAAGCTGAAAGTAATTTACAGGCTGAAACTGAGTCATTCAATGCTCTTTTTACAACATTTTTAACCTCTAACCTCTCTGGACTTGTGATGGATTTCTATGATTTGATGAAAGCTGTGAACTGTGAACCTGATAGATCAACATTCAAGATACTCATAAATGGTTTAGAATCAAGGGGTGAATATACTGTTTCAGCAGTATTAAGACAAGATGCCTGCAAATACTACGGTGAATCTTTGGATTTCTTAGAAGAGCAAGAGGAGGTGATGGGAGAGCAAGCCAAAGCTTAG